The following is a genomic window from Bubalus bubalis isolate 160015118507 breed Murrah chromosome 19, NDDB_SH_1, whole genome shotgun sequence.
TGAACAATGTGGATGTTAGGAGTACTGACCCTCTGCATTCAAGAATGTGCGTGTACTTACAGTCAGCCGTTGTATCCACACTTCCTCCGTATCTATGGTTCCTCTGTGTCTGCAGATTTAACCAACCTCAGATTgtatagtactgtagtatttactgttgCAAAAAATTCACATATAAGGGGATTTTTGCTATTCAGATCCATGCTGTTCAGGGGTCAACTgtacaatgaataaataaagtgtaATCTGGATTCAAACTGAATACCAAGATAGACTTTTGATGACATTTGTGGTGTCCTAATGTTCTTCAGTCATACAGCTTATACTCtcaaaatgcattcttttcaggCTGGCCCTCACTGCCATGAATAAATTTCAAGAAGCAGTTACAAGTTATCAGAAGGCATTAGATCTTGACCCTGAAAATGATTCCTATAAATCAAATCTGAAAATAGCAGAACAGAAGTTAAGAGAGGTATCTAGTCCTGTAAGTTTCTAATGCCaaataagtgaaatattttatcattcaCAATTATCAAATTGTAGTGTTTAGAGTAATTCTCagatataattgttttacagacaGGAACTGGAGTGAGCTTTGACATGGCTAGCTTAATAAATAATCCAGCCTTCATTAGTATGGTGagtatatttccttttctgctttgctggcTCTATTTCCCATTAGAACTATATAGTTCCAAAGTTTTTAGAAACAAGTAAGAGAGCTTTTGCGATGGCAGTGGTGGTATGATGTTATCGCTGAGGTAATTAACCTACTTGTGTACTGTTTTGTGAAAAAGCCATGGGTGAACTTCAGGAAGCCCATGGATTCCTTGGAACTGTAGATGAAACTTTGTATACATATGGATATATGCATTTTTCTAGGGAGAGAATCATATTTTTTATGAGATTGGCAAAGGGATCTGCAAATCCACAGAAGGCTAAAAACTACCCTCTTAGGTGAAAGTAACCCTAGGAAGGTATCTAGTATTTGAAGTCTGAGGATTTTGGCTATTGTGGTTTCCTAAGCTCTTTTGGCTTTATTTGTGTGATCAATAGGAGGAAGTAAACTGCTGCCAGTATCCTTAGCGTTTGTAATCTCTTTATTGTGAAATGTATTGTTAATACCATTTTTCCTAGTACCTCTTTTTTATATTCCCACTCACTTTGTATAGCACACCAAAACTCTGTAAAATGTTAGTATATACATGATCTAGCTTCTCTctgcttggaaaaaaaaacttttttaaagatcTCTAAATATTAACTGCCTTTGATGAGAGATACCATTTTTCAATTCCAGGCAGCAAGTTTAATGCAGAATCCTCAAGTTCAACAGCTGTAAGTATACAGAAAGAGTATATTACATTTCTCCTTTCCACTTGTCAGGCTCCTAATTTGAGCACATTAGCTCCAAAATGATACCTAAATGTCAGTCAATTGGAACGTAAAGTCACACTCATTTGGCCCACCCAATGTGGGTATGTCTACCTGCTTTCCTTGGCTGGTATTCTGCCTGTTAAAAATATATGctaattcattgaaaaagacacatgtaccccagtgtctgttgcagcactatttacaatagctaggacatggaagcaacctagatgtccatcgacatatgaatggatgaagaagctgtggtacacatatacaatggaatattagtcaggcataaaaagaaatgcatttgagtcatttctaatgTTGTGGATGTACTTGGAGTgtgttatacacagtgaagttagaaaaagaaaaaaaaacaaatgttgtgtattaacacatatatgtggaatctagaaaaatggtactgatgaacctgtttgcaggggaGCAATAgaggcagacatagagaagagacttgtggacacagtggaagaaagagggtgggacgaatggaggGAACAGCATGGAAACATAAGCATtcccgtatgtaaaatagatagccagtggggatttgctgtatgatgcaaggagctcaaactcgggtgctctgtgacaacctggagagatgggatgggtgggagatggagggaggttcaggagggaggggacatacatatacccaTGGCtggtttcatgttgatgtatggcagaagccaacacaacattgtaaagcaattatccgccaattaaaaatattaaaaaaaaagaatatatgccaATTTGATTTATCTCTTGCCTACTCTAGAATGTCAGGAATGATGACAAATGCTATTGGGGGGCCTGCTGCTGGTGTTGGGGGCCTAACTGACCTCTCTAGCCTCATCCAAGcgtaagttttatttaaaatagaaatagttaaaaaaacaaaaaaggtattTTATGTTTTACAGTTTGAGTACTTTATGTTTTACCATTTGTCTCTAAGGTAAGGGGACCaaggctttctttttaaatttttatcttttactgtTAGTTATCAGTGACCTCATtagttattaaatttaaaagtggTTCATAAATTGAAATTTTCTGCCTGAAAGGCAGGATTCCAGAAGATTGGATCCAAGAAAAACTTTTTTAGCAAATCAGATGACAAATATCTACTTAATGAGttttatgtacacatatgtatttaaaaatcatatattgcATAGGATTTCGGATACTTTAAATTCAAACTTTTGCAGTACATGTCATTGCTACAGGAACtcattttatcttctctttaCTTGAACACATTACCTCTACTTCCATCCAAGTTGCTTAGGCTACTGTGCTTTTTGAATCTGTGTGATGCTGTTACTGGAAATGTTATATTTAgtgacaaatataattttttgtttgtgaTCACAACTGTGTAAACCCACTTGCAATATGGCATGTTTAGAGTGATCTTTAAGTGGCATGATTTTAGTGATACCTAACACTTGCAATTGGGAGGTACACACTCAGTAGTTTGGATTAAATCTCTGCCTTTCAAAAACTCAGTTCTGTTAGGCAACTTCATAAGCATTCCCAAATAGGTGTGACACCTGCCATATGAGAGACTGACTTGATTACAGGAACCATTTACCTTGTATTATATTTGCACACATATAATAAAAAGCATATTCTTTTTAGCCCTTTGCTTATCTGTGGTTAAgcactgggtgggggaggggtggatttCACTCAATTCAGGAACTCACTTGTTAGCTTGGGTGTTTGATTTCTCATAAAGAACACTGCACTGTATTAATGGTATATGGAGGTGCTGGTACACTTGCAGATAAGTTGAATCTAAAACTtgtttttatagaaaaagtttccTTGGGTAGTATCCACATTGTTTGCAGTTCTTTTTGTGTTGGTATTGTGTGGTTGGAAATTCCCTAATTCATACTACTTTGCCTCTTTACTACAGGGGACAGCAGTTTGCTCAGCAGATACAGCAGCAGAATCCTGAACTCATAGAGCAACTTAGAAATCACATCCGGAGCAGGTCATTCAGCAGCAGCGCTGAAGAACATTCCTGACTTGACTGGGGCCCCTCACCCAGAATGCAGTTGGTGATggctctcaagtgtcttctgTAGATAGTGGCCAAcacaaaaacaaatctaaaaaagaaatctgtctaGACAATAGGTTTATCACAAACAGATAACATAACATATGACTATGTTATGTTGACTTGACCATAACATGATTCCTTTGTATGCAGGTCATCAGTAACCTTGTTCAGTGCCAGTGTAGCACTTAACTGGACATGGTTCCATTTTCAAGTCTTCATTGTATTTGTATACTAGACTTAATAGCAGAGTATATTTATTGAACAGTAGGGCTGTTTACTGGTGAGTTCTCTAGCACCAAATTCCCATAAGCAAACTTTTTTGAAAGGGGAGATAACTAAGAGGAAAGGATTCTCATGCTGATTTAGGAGAAATATACTTGGCCCTGAGTAGCATCTTTTCTGGGTTTAGCTTTGACAGTGCTATCAGTAGTGAAGATATGACAGGGGCCAGTACTGTCTTTAATGCTGCTTATTTTGTTGGGTGACAAAAATCTTAAGAGCTGGTGGAAAGCAGTCTTCGGTgttgtttagaaaacaaaaagatagatGCTGTGAATGTATAGAAAGTGAATGTAGGGTGCTCAGGTTTTTTGCATAGGTCTTAACTAATCTTGCCTACAGTTTGGTATAGATAACATTAGCATGGCCACTTATGCTAAGtacataataaaatacatttagaaaTCCTTAATAATATTGGTTAGGTCAGTTGTATAACTATTCAATTTCACTAGCACAATTTCTCTAGTGACCTTACCAtggaaactttcaaatatatctACATTTAAATAAGCCAATAGCTTGGCCCTTAAGGATTTCCTAAGTGGCATTTTAATTATGTGCCTGCAGacactgattttttaaactcGTAATTATTTGATGGGTTACAAAAAGTATCGGTCATTAACACTTCTTGTTCATGTTCATCCTCTGCTATAATTTGGCTTGGCATGTCACTTTTATGCTTCTTAATTTGATGCAGCTTAAACAGGGGACTTGAAATATTGTACTGAAATTAGAATACATATTAGTTAGTGAAGAGAAGTGGCATTAAGTGTTGGAATGGCTTTAACTAGAGTGATGGATGAGACTGTTCTAATTCCAGCTGGAATTTCTTTGATTTGTTAATTATAAAATTGGTAAAGCTGGTGGACACATAATGAATTTCACAAGTGTTgtgaaagaaaactgaaacagtAATACAAAATTAAATCAGTAATACTGATGACTGATTTAATTTTGTATTACTATAACTCTTTATCTCAAAAGGCTATTTGgtatcttaaaatttttgttggatTAGAACAGTTTGATAATTTCACTATAATGAATAATTTCACCTTGGAATTTGTTAAAAATCCAGATTCAGGGGCATACTTTTCAACTTTATCAGGTCCTGTAATAAGGTCTGGGAATCACCATTCCACACAGCACACCAAGTGGTTCTGATGTAGGTCCCAAGGGCTCAGTTTAAAAGCAACACTAGGTTAGAGATTTCTCCTCTTTTAGGTCAGCAAATATCTAAAATGCCTGGGCTCAGGATACAAGGAAGAGCTACATGAACCTACAGCTCTTTTCCCAGAGAAAAGTAGGACTTAAGTCTAAGATAAGCCTTCTGaaatgtctcctatattgcacTTATATCAACTTGggtggtgatctagtggttaagacgccaTACTTCCAAAGATTCTGCCAGCCTACggcatgggcaaaaaaaaaaaaaaaaaaaagtcaattcttGCTGGTGTTGCGTAAGAAAAGGTTCCTCGCATAATTATCTTGAATGCATTACAGATGCTTTCAAAGTGATAAAACTGGTAAGCCTCTGagtaggaaaataaagagaatattaaTCAACACTATCAGAAGTGAAAGAAGGGATATCACTGCAGACCATGtagacattaaaaagataattagaAAATACTATGATCAACTGTAGGTCCATATCCATGAAACAGATAAATTCTTTATAAGATACAAACTACCATAACTCACTGAAGAAATAAGGTACGtccagaaaagaaaaccacaggcccaATTTcaatggtgaattctaccaaacacttcATATTAAATCTACACAATTTCTTCCAGCAGAAGAGGAAACGCTTCccaacttcattttattttgccaactttgataccaaaatcaaagacattataagcaaaaatagtttaaaacaatGTCTTTACTAATATCTGTAGTTAAAGTAGCCATTCTTTTTACATGAAGTAATGTGAATTGGTGtatttcttccatttcatttttctagtttgtttcttttctaatgtaTCTCCCATAATACATCTAGATAATCTATCCACTTACCTGGATTTCCATTCTATTCAAGCCACTTTTGCTTTTTAAGTACTTTCATCACTTTGAAATTACTCCATTGCACGCTATTTCAAGAAGGTTTTGTGTAGCTGTATTGTGTTAGCTActcttaaaattataaagaatgttCCAAATGttattttgcttgtctgaaacaAGAGGGTGTTAAAGTAAATCTTTATACACATTCTACTTAGGAATGATTGGTTTCCATTAACCACTTTTCATTATAGTAGCTGTAATTGTTATGATGCtatgtaaaattttttattgttgttcagttgctaagttgtgtctgactctttgtgaacccatggactgtaacaaccaggttcctctgtccttcactgtctcctggagtttgctcaacttcatgtccactgagttggtgatgctatctaaccatctcatcctttgctgcccccttcgccttttgccttcaatctttcccagcatcagggtcttttccattgtaaATGTAAAATTTACAATGTCCTTTGTATGCAAATGACATTTCTACTTAATGTACCAAATTGGTtatctaatttttataatatggTTTAAACAGATCCTTTCTAAGATGACATTATGTAACCTTTACTTAATGAAGGAACAATATGTCTAGGTTATTGCCTATAAAAAAGGGAGGCTTTGTAACTAAGTCAAATTATATAGCAGAATCCCAAGTGACCATcatgttacttttaaaatttgaatggaGTGAAACAGAAGGTTCAGTCATGAGAAGACACCTTGAAAGCTACTGAAGTATCCAGTGCAGGGCTATAAAGTCTTATTTCGTCATTTAATCAATTGTACTCATTTTGGAGAAAAGACTGTCTTTGGACAAAGACAATTTTACACTGCTTGCACTTTATTTTGCACGGATGTTTCATTAATTACCTCTTCAATTTAAGGGCAAATCTCATTCTGAATACAGCTTTCATTTTGGACCAAACAATTTGTCATGGCAATAAATAATTAtgcatttaagaaaaaacaatttttgtaTTTGACTTAATGCATTTACATTTAAGcagttatatacacacacttgAATTTCAACTTAAGTTTTTATTTAACAGCACTAGTTTTTGtttcaaagtattgaaacttttATTACATCCATGTTGCAAAGTTGTTTATAGTCTTAATTTCCTCACTGTTTGGTATATGATGTAAGTAAATTAATGTGATTACATGCAGAAACAGTTTTGTAATAATAATACATGATGTAGAGTTCAAAATCAAGTATCAGAAGCTGGAAATCCTTTAagtatgccttaaaaaaaaagtggtttatTTTTCAATGGGAAAAAACAGGACTTTCTTGGCTTAGAATTAGAAAATGATCAGGCTTCTTAGCTTAGAGTTATCTGAGTAATTGacagtttaagaaataaaaccaattcTTATCTGCTTTTAGTAACTGAAAGTTAGACGTTTGTTTGTATGCACACAAAAATACAGATGTCAATATGATAATTttgaaaacaactagaaaaattcATACCGTGTTAGCAAATACAAGATTATAGGACCACCAcagttgttttaaactttttttgttgACTGAGGAAAAAGCCGGTGTTAACGAAAATACTCCTAAATAAAGTATGATGAGAATTCTAAAGTTTTAACAAACAACTGTATCTTCTAGATTgaggtcagcaaactatggcctgCAGGTCAAGTCTGGCCAgctgcttgtttttgtaaatgCTGTGGCACAATTTTTGcctaaagtgaaagttgctcggttgtttccgaccctttgcaaccccatggactatagcctgccaggcccctctgtccattgaattctccagggaagaatacgggagtgggtagccattcccttctccaggggatcttcctgacccagggatggaacctgggtcgcctccactgcaggtagattctttactgtctgagtcactaaAGCCTACTGGCTGCTTTTGTATTACAACTGCAGAGTAGTTTCAGCAGAAACCTCGGGGCCTGCAAGGGCTAACATATGCAGTATCTGGCCCTTTACATGAAAAGTTTACTGACCATTGTTCAAGATACCTGCTAGGGACACATGGCCTCAAATGTGGAGCTTTTGGAGAACAAAGTCCAATCGTCATTTAAAGTGAAACAAAATCACATGtgcagaaaatatacaaatgttcaTTTGGAATATAACTCGCAAGATAAAATCAGTAGATGGTTCttttcaaaacaaatatttaatattttaacttttacaggaaagaaatttaaataacataCTTATTTTTACTGTTGATCATTTTACAAAGGtgacaaaaatacagaaaattctgGGCAACTCAATGAAAAGTGTAACGTTGGACACTTTCTTCAACTTTCCACTTTAATGGCCGAAGATACCACACAGACTTGTGCGATGTCATCATATTCATACGTTCTCTTTAAGAATGTGTCTGTTAGTCTTAAGCCGGAGACGCTCTATTGAGAGAAAAACACAGACCCAAGTTTTCATTCATTGGTAATGACCAGAGAAAGAATGGATATAATAAATGACTATGGGTTAATAGCCCCTAAATACTGAAATTACTGAAAAGATAGCATACTTGCAGTCCTTGTACTGAAGACAGTAGTGTGAGGGCAAGGCAGAGAGAGGAACTTGGATGGAGCTTTCCAAGTTGTCTTCCTGAAATGCCACACCAGTGGATAGAATTGGTATTGCACATTTCCAAAACAAGATCCATCGTTCTTTCACTGCTGGAGGAAtcagaaaaataggaataaatcttGTTCCTTTCACAAAGGGATACTGCAATATTTCTAAATCACACTTCGAAAACAAGATCCATCGTTCTTTCACTGCTGGAGGAATcagaaaaacaggaataaatCTTGTTCTTTTCACAAAGGGGATACTGCAATGTTTCTAAATCACTATTGCCAGTCAATTTCTTTTCATGGTATCCAGCTGCAAACCaggaacagaaatgaaaatctatCATATCGTTTTTATCACAGGACACGGTTTTGTTCTGGAGTTTACAGTGGCACTGAGACTAATCTGCCTGTCTGGATGTACGCCTTCTGGTTCTGTATCGAACACTGGCTCCCTGATGCTGATCTGTTAAAAAGAGTTTTGCCATTTCTCTGGGAGACTTCCAGACATCTGTGTCTAATCTTGTTGCTATGTGTCCTTCCTATTTCTGTTAGATACTCTgtaggaaagagaatgaaaaactgaGGCTGGTCCAGTGCTTTTTCTATTTAATCTACGTTCCTTTACCAtgcagtgtgtgctcagtcgcttcagttacgtccgactctttgtgatcctatagactgtagcctgtcaagcttctctgtccatgggattctccaggcaaaaatactggagtgggttgctgtgccctcctccaggagatcttcccgacatagggatcaaacccgtgtctcctgcactgcaggcagattctttacccactgaggcaCCTCGGAAGCCCTTACCACGCAGATAACATAATAAATGACTGGCAAGATTTACAAGTAAAACTATTCAGGTATTCACTTGACATGAAAAAGACTACTTCTCCTTATAATTGATACCACCAGTTCAAATAAacttattaagttaaaaaaacacttttagtGAAAGTATGtgcattgtttttaaaacaaaaccaaaagtttcATAATGAAAAATGGTCTGCTACTCTACCACCACGCTTGACTTACTTTCAACTCTTTaagctctttttctctccttagttggctccacattttaaaatactcatttaaaatttaaatttaatcttgAACTTTAGATGTATTGATTTAATGATATTTAGCTTTTATATGTCTCTGTCTCCCCTCTAAAATTTGAAATGTTCAGTGTGTGCCACAGACCAGTTTAGATGCAATGCATGAATTTCCTCATTACATTTCACAAAAATCCAGTAAGAGCAGATTccatgtatgtgtctgtgtgtgttgtgggTTGGTAGTAATCCcgtttttatagatgaagaaactgaagatctAAGAAACAAGTgctttttagaaaacttttttgAATTACCAAAAGGTAAAGTGAATACTCAAACTGTTATTTCTTTATTACAGCACTTTGTCATTTGGTGAATAACTGATTTTTTGTAActcaaaaaacacaaaacaaataatcCCAAAGCAGACCCATAAAGGGTACATGTAGCACAAACTCTTTatcctgtgtgtgttttttactGAGCTCCTATGATGTGGCAGGCACTGCACTTACAATGCTGGTAAGACATGATCTCTTCCCTTAAATTATTTGCAATCCAATACAGAAGAGACTAGTGATTAATTATAGGAATGTATCAGTATCACAAAAAAACTATATTACAATTTGCTATGATTATGTGTGAGAAGGTCTAGGAAGCATCACAGGGTAAGTAggtattttgtaattttgaaGGATAAATGCTTATCTTCCTAATACCATAAAGTTGTAAGGGATATAGAATTAAAAAGGATTATACATTCAGACTATGATGATTTGGATTCATTACTGTGATATTATCAAAATGccccaatggcaacccactccagtattcttgcctggagaatcccatggacagaagagcctggcgggctaaggtccatagggctgcaaagagccggacacaactgaaatgacttagcatgaacGCACCAAATAGTACTACAAGGAGCAGCAAAGTTATAGGACTGGGATTTAATCCTAGGTTTTTCTGGCCTCAAAACCCTATGCTCTTTGCTTCTCAATAGCTAGATTATACTCTAT
Proteins encoded in this region:
- the SGTB gene encoding small glutamine-rich tetratricopeptide repeat-containing protein beta isoform X3, whose product is MQLFVSYGNKVRWMLIPQMSKKVWKNDILPLSNSVPEDMGKADQLKDEGNNHMKEENYAAAVDCYTQAIELDSNNAVYYCNRAAAQSKLGHYTDAIKDCEKAIAIDSKYSKAYGRMGLALTAMNKFQEAVTSYQKALDLDPENDSYKSNLKIAEQKLREVSSPTGTGVSFDMASLINNPAFISMAASLMQNPQVQQLMSGMMTNAIGGPAAGVGGLTDLSSLIQAGQQFAQQIQQQNPELIEQLRNHIRSRSFSSSAEEHS